A portion of the Actinomycetota bacterium genome contains these proteins:
- a CDS encoding nitrile hydratase accessory protein — MATSTLAAVLDVDGPAAPPRSNGELVFGAPWESRAFGLALALHAGGKLEWEDFRKQLIQTISEWEREHDPGEEWSYYRCWLTALERVLDREGLVPAGDHVERTVAFANRPHGHDHRHDDHDHDHHHHDHDHEHGHTC, encoded by the coding sequence ATGGCGACCTCCACACTGGCCGCGGTACTCGATGTCGACGGCCCGGCCGCGCCGCCCCGCAGCAACGGCGAACTGGTGTTCGGCGCCCCCTGGGAAAGCCGGGCGTTCGGCCTGGCTCTGGCGCTTCACGCCGGGGGGAAGCTGGAGTGGGAGGACTTTCGAAAGCAGCTGATCCAGACAATCTCCGAGTGGGAGCGCGAGCACGACCCGGGCGAGGAGTGGAGCTACTACCGGTGCTGGCTGACCGCCCTGGAGCGGGTCCTGGACCGGGAGGGGCTGGTGCCCGCCGGGGACCATGTTGAGAGAACAGTTGCCTTCGCCAACCGGCCGCACGGCCACGACCACCGGCACGACGACCACGATCACGATCATCACCACCACGATCACGATCACGAACACGGGCACACGTGTTGA
- the nthA gene encoding nitrile hydratase subunit alpha, with the protein MTFQTEASRLPIELRTEALEAILVERNLVDPKVMDTYIKMYEQDIGPMNGAKVVAKAWTDPEYKARLLEDGTGSIAELGFKGPQGEHIVVVENTPDTHNVIVCTLCSCYPWPVLGLPPTWYKDPAYRSRMVREPRTLLSEMGLDLEDTVEIKVWDSSSEVRYLVLPERPAGTEDMSEEDLAGLVTRDAMVGVAKVAAPGA; encoded by the coding sequence ATGACCTTTCAAACCGAAGCATCCCGCCTTCCCATCGAGCTGCGCACGGAGGCCCTCGAGGCGATCCTCGTCGAGCGCAACCTGGTGGACCCGAAGGTCATGGATACCTACATCAAGATGTACGAGCAGGACATCGGCCCGATGAACGGCGCCAAGGTCGTAGCCAAAGCGTGGACCGATCCCGAGTACAAGGCCCGCTTGCTGGAGGACGGCACCGGGTCGATCGCCGAGCTGGGATTCAAAGGGCCGCAGGGCGAGCATATCGTCGTGGTGGAGAACACCCCCGACACCCACAACGTGATCGTCTGCACCCTGTGCTCGTGCTACCCGTGGCCGGTTTTGGGTCTCCCTCCGACCTGGTACAAGGACCCGGCGTACCGGTCGCGCATGGTCCGGGAGCCGCGCACCCTTCTGAGCGAGATGGGGCTGGACCTGGAAGACACCGTGGAGATCAAGGTCTGGGACTCCAGCTCCGAGGTTCGCTACCTGGTGCTTCCCGAGCGGCCGGCGGGGACCGAGGACATGAGCGAGGAGGACCTGGCCGGTCTGGTGACCCGTGACGCGATGGTGGGCGTGGCGAAGGTCGCCGCGCCGGGGGCTTAG